From the Terriglobia bacterium genome, the window TTCGACATGTTGCTCCTGCCCAACCTCTATGGTGACGTGGTGAGCGACCTGGGGGCGGGACTGGTCGGCGGACTGGGCGTGGTGCCCAGCGCCAATTGGGGCGACAAGGCGGCCATGTTCGAAGCGGTGCACGGCACCGCGCCGGACATCGCGGGCAAGGGCCTGGCCAATCCCACGGCGCTCCTGCTGAGCAGCATCCTGATGCTCGACTATTTGGGGGAATCGCCCGCCGCGCGACGCATCGAAAAAGCGCTCGAAACAGTCTACCGTGAGGCCAAGCATACCACCCGTGACGTCGGCGGGACCTCCGGCACGAATGAGTTTACCGACGCGGTGATCGCGGCATTGTCCGCTCCTTGATTCCCCGCTCCCCGGAGCGTTCCTGCCCTGCCCTATCCGAACTCTTGGTTCCTCTGCTTGCCGTCTACGCGCCGTTTCTCTGCCGCATCAATGAGGGCGCGGAACCGGCACGCGCGCTATGCGGCAATTCAAGCGCTGTGCGCCGCGTAGAAACGATAGAGGAGGAGGTAGACGAGGACGCCACTGACGGAGACGTAGAGCCAGATGGGCAGCGTCCAGCGGGCGATGTCGCGATGGCGTTCGATCTGCCCCTTCCAGGCGCGCTGCATGGTCAGAATCGCCATCGGCGGCACCAGCGCAGCCAGCACCGTGTGCGTGATCAGCAGCACGAAGTAAAACGGGCGAATCGCCCCCTGCCCCTGGAAATGCACGCTGCCGACGCGCGCGTGGTAAACAAGATAGGAGACCAAGAAGGCCGTGGAGACGCAAAAGGCCGAGCCCATGCACAGTTTGTGCGCCAGGACCAGGCGCCGGCGGATGCAGCCGTAGCCGGTGACAAGCAGTACGGCGCTGGTGCCGTTGAGAGTGGCGTTGAAGGCCGCGTGCGAGAACATGGGCTGGGGGGGGGTGCTCTCCGTTTCCTTGGGATGCGCTGCGCGTTCTGCGCGGAGCGGGCTTACCGGGGCAGCTTGTCGTAGAGCATCAGCCCGAGCAGCACGGGGATATGCAGCACCGTGGCGTGCATGAGCCACTTGGCGCGCTGGTTGGAGCGCACCGCGGAGGCCCACAGGCAAACCTGCACCAGCGCCGCGCTGAGAACCAGCGCGCCCGAGAAATAGCGCAACCCGGCCAATCCGATCACCGCAGGCAACAGGCTGACAGCGACCAGCGCCGAAGCCGCCAGAAGAATCTGGCGAAAGGTGCGTGTGCCATCGCGGTCCACCACCGGCAGCATGAGGATCCCGGCGCGCGCGTAGTCCTCGCGGTAGATCCAGGCGATGGCATGGAAGTGCGGGAACTGCCAGAGAAAGAGAATGGCGAAGAGCAACCAGGCGCCGCGCTCGAGATGTCCGGTGGCCGCGGCCCAGCCGATCATCGGGGGGATGGCGCCGGGAATGGCGCCGATGAAGGTGGCCCAAACGGTGCGCTTTTTGAGCGGGGTGTAGGCCAGCAGGTAGCTGAGACAGGTGATAACGCCCAGGGCGCAGCCGAGGAGCCCGGCGGTGATCCACAGGTCCGCAGCGCCAACCACAGCCAGGGAAACGCCGAAGACCAGGGCTTCGGCGGGCTCCAGCACACCGCTGGGCAGCGGGCGGGAAGCGGTGCGGCGCATCTGCGCGTCGGAGTCGCGCTCGATGTAGTGATTGAGCGCGGCGGTGCCGGCGGCGATGAGCGTGGTGCCGAAGACGGCGTGCACCAGGTGCAGCCAGTCCACCCGGCCGCGAACTCCCATGTAGTAGCCCGCCGCCGTGGTCATCACCACGAGGAAAGAGACGTCAGGCTTGGTCAGGGCCAGGTAGGCGCTGGCGCGCGAGCCCAGCGTCAGTTCGGTGCTGCTAACAGTGCTCATGAAAAGGCGGCCTCGGTCCGGCGTGCCTCGAGCGCTTCCCCGCCCCGCGGCACGAGCCGGTAGCAGAGCAGGACCACCACGACCGCGCAGGCAAACATCAGCGCCCCGGCGACGGTATGCGTAACCGTGAGAACGATCATGCGCAGCATGGGCTGCGGGGCATCCGCGGTGGTCAGCCGCGACCACCACGCCGCCAGTCCCAGGATAAACTGCACGCCGAAGATCGAGTGCAGCAGCAGGCGCACACGGGAAATCTCCCGTGAAGCGCCGAAGCGCCGGCGCAGCACAATCGCGGTCCAGGTCACTGTCGCCATCACCGCGAAGGCCCCCACGATGTGCGGCCAGATAAGAATGTCCCGGTGGCGGAAGCCCGCGCCGAAAATCACCTGCACAAAGATGACGCCGGCATTGAACAGTGCCAGCCTGTGCACCGAGGGTGATCCGCTGTCCGTGAGTTGCCCCTGAGTGGAAATCCACCACCGGCTGGTGAACAGGGCGATGCCCACAACGGTGCCGAAAAAGATTTGCGCCAGGCAGGCATGCGCCACGGGCATGCCGTAGTGCAGGTTGAGCTTGACCGTCAAGCCGCCAAGAATGCCCTGGGCGATGACCGCGCCGAGCGCGGCCAGGCTCAGCCAGCGCAGCCAGCGGCGCTCCTCGGTCCTCCACGTCCAGACCGCGAGAATGATGGTGAACAAGCCGACCACGGCGGCGATCACGCGGTGGCTGTGCTCGTAGACGATGCCCCCGACCATGGGCGGCGTGAGCGTGCCGTAGGAGAGCGGCCAATCCGGAACGGAAAGCGCGGCGTCGTTGGAGGTCACCAGGGCCCCGGCGATCAGCAGCAGAAAGGTGCACACGGCCACGAAGATCGCGTAGCGATGCAAGCCGGCATGGTATCGGGGCAACATGTGGTTTGCCACGGCGGGTCATTATAGCCCAAGGGACGGGGAATGCCAGCCCCTGGCAGCAATTCCCGGCCGGGGGCTCAGTTCCCTCCCGCGGCGGACTGGAAGGTAAAGGAGAGGCTTTTGGCTTCTTTCGCGCCCAGGGTCACCGTCTGGCGCAGGGCGCCGTACTTTTCGTGCCAGGCCTCGACGGTATAGGTGCCCGCCGGCAGATTCTTGATTTCAAAGCTGCCGTCGGCGCCGCTCACAGCGAAGTAGGGATGCGCAAAGACGGCGACGTAGCTCTTCATCCACGGGTGGACATTGCACTTCATGGCGATGGCCAGCTCT encodes:
- a CDS encoding DUF420 domain-containing protein, encoding MFSHAAFNATLNGTSAVLLVTGYGCIRRRLVLAHKLCMGSAFCVSTAFLVSYLVYHARVGSVHFQGQGAIRPFYFVLLITHTVLAALVPPMAILTMQRAWKGQIERHRDIARWTLPIWLYVSVSGVLVYLLLYRFYAAHSA
- the cyoE gene encoding heme o synthase; the encoded protein is MSTVSSTELTLGSRASAYLALTKPDVSFLVVMTTAAGYYMGVRGRVDWLHLVHAVFGTTLIAAGTAALNHYIERDSDAQMRRTASRPLPSGVLEPAEALVFGVSLAVVGAADLWITAGLLGCALGVITCLSYLLAYTPLKKRTVWATFIGAIPGAIPPMIGWAAATGHLERGAWLLFAILFLWQFPHFHAIAWIYREDYARAGILMLPVVDRDGTRTFRQILLAASALVAVSLLPAVIGLAGLRYFSGALVLSAALVQVCLWASAVRSNQRAKWLMHATVLHIPVLLGLMLYDKLPR
- a CDS encoding COX15/CtaA family protein — encoded protein: MLPRYHAGLHRYAIFVAVCTFLLLIAGALVTSNDAALSVPDWPLSYGTLTPPMVGGIVYEHSHRVIAAVVGLFTIILAVWTWRTEERRWLRWLSLAALGAVIAQGILGGLTVKLNLHYGMPVAHACLAQIFFGTVVGIALFTSRWWISTQGQLTDSGSPSVHRLALFNAGVIFVQVIFGAGFRHRDILIWPHIVGAFAVMATVTWTAIVLRRRFGASREISRVRLLLHSIFGVQFILGLAAWWSRLTTADAPQPMLRMIVLTVTHTVAGALMFACAVVVVLLCYRLVPRGGEALEARRTEAAFS